DNA sequence from the Leptospira limi genome:
TACCCATTTTCTCCCCAACTCGACATCTTCATTTCCACAGATTGTATCCTTGGTAACACTCGTGCCGCTTCCAGTGGATGGGAAAGTTGGATGGTGTTTTGGTTGAAGTGGATTTTTTTAAATAAAAATTCGATGAACTGTGGGCCTTCATACCACCAGTGACCATATAACTCGGCGTCATACGGAGAAACTACCACTGACGGTTGTTTGTTTGTTGCAAACAAATGTTCTGCTTGTTTGATTCGATTGCGTAAAAAATCTTCAGCGTGGTTTCCACAAGCTTCCATTGCCCAATCAGGGTGGTAGTATGCTTTGTCCCCCGTTTTTCCTGTGATGCGGTAGTATTTGATACTCGTATTGATGCGGATCCCATTCGAATGAAGGTAAGGAGAGATATCTTCCCAAGGAAGGTCGTGACCGATGTCACGGTAGTATTCACGGTAACGGAAGTCCCCTGGGTACCCATCAATCGAACTCCATACTTGTTTGCTACTCTCGGGGTCTCGGCCAAATGCAAACACTCCATACCCCACTTCCACGGGTGCATAGACTCCAAACTTGGGTCTTGGGCTTGCATGGGTAATGCCATGTGTGTCCACAAAAAAATAACGAAACCCTTCTCGGTCGAGTTCCTCTTCTAATGATTCCGTATAACCACATTCCGAAAGCCAAATCCCTTTTGGGTCCCTACCCCAAATCCTACGAAAAGTCCTGCGTCCATTTTTCAATTGGGAACGAAAGACCGACTTTTCAGAATCATAAAATGGTAAAAAAGCATGAGTGGCAGGGCTTGTCATCGCTTCGAGTTCACCCGATTCGATAAACGGCAAAAACAATTTCGTCAAATCTCCGTTAGATTCCTCGAAGATTGATTCCGTATCTAAAAAATGTTCCAGATACCGAGTTGCCAAATAGTGTAAATGCGGATCCGATTTTGTTCGTTTGGTTTCATGGTTTGCAAGTGAGATTAGGTTTTTGATGTACTTAC
Encoded proteins:
- a CDS encoding glycoside hydrolase family 57 protein, translated to MNHSIKGHLVFVLHAHLPFVRHPGYDTPFIEENWLNEAILETYIPLIRVFRNLKKESVRFRITMSFTPTLSQMLVDPYLQNQFRKYIKNLISLANHETKRTKSDPHLHYLATRYLEHFLDTESIFEESNGDLTKLFLPFIESGELEAMTSPATHAFLPFYDSEKSVFRSQLKNGRRTFRRIWGRDPKGIWLSECGYTESLEEELDREGFRYFFVDTHGITHASPRPKFGVYAPVEVGYGVFAFGRDPESSKQVWSSIDGYPGDFRYREYYRDIGHDLPWEDISPYLHSNGIRINTSIKYYRITGKTGDKAYYHPDWAMEACGNHAEDFLRNRIKQAEHLFATNKQPSVVVSPYDAELYGHWWYEGPQFIEFLFKKIHFNQNTIQLSHPLEAARVLPRIQSVEMKMSSWGENGYGDVWLNETNDWIYPLIHDLSIRMHKRVHEFGSGTETQIRILKQMGRELLLLQSSDWAFIMKTGTMVEYAVRRTNVHTNLFLTLEAMLTGPIDLTILEAAEAENNAFPDIRPEDFR